ATGCCTACGACGACGCCGCCATGGGGATCACGCATGTGGTGCGGGGCGAGGACCACGTGCCCGGCACCCCGAAGTACCTTCTGCTGCGCGATGCGCTCGGCCTTGGGCGTCCGGAGGTCTTTGCCCACCTGCCGATGTTGGTGAATGAGGGCCGGAAGAAGTTGTCGAAGCGCAAGGACGCCGTTTCGGTGGCCGACTTCGCCGCTCAGGGCTACCTGCCGGAGGCGATGGTGAACTATTTGGCGCTGCTGGGGTGGGGTCCGAGTGATGGCATCGAGATCCGACCGCTGGCGGAGATCATCGAGCAGTTCCGGCTGGAGGATGTCACCCCGTCGCCGGCGTTCTTCGACGTGAAGAAATTGCAGCACATCAACGCCGAATACCTCCGGGCGCTGCCGGTGGGTGAGTTCATTGAACGGGCCCGACCGTTCCTCAGCGGACCCGAAGTGGAGGCGGTCCTCACCCCGATTGCGCCGCTGATCCAAGAGCGGGTGCGCCTCTTCACCGAAATCGAGCCGATGGTGGCCTTCCTGCTCGACGGGCCCCTCACGCTCGATGACGCCTCCTGGGACAAGGCGATGGTGAAGGGCATCAACGCCCGAGAGATGGTGGATGCGGCCATCGCCGGTCTGACGCAGGTCACCGAGTGGGAGGTGGAGCCAATCCGAGCGGCGGTGGAGGCCGCCGCGGTATCCGCCGGGGTGGTCAATGCCCAGGGCGAGGCGCAACTCAGCAAAGCCCAGGGACCGGTGCGCGTGGCCACCACCGGGCGATCGGTGGGGCCGCCGCTGTTCGAGTCGTTGGCCGCTTTGGGCCAGACGCGCACCCTCGATCGTTTGCGGGCGGCCCGAGCGCGCCTATGACCGATGGCTCGGTGCTTCCTCAGCGGCGTCGGCGGCGGTGGCTGCGCCGGGTGGTGGGGTTGGTGGCCTTCGCCGGGTTGGCCGTGGTCCTGTGCCTCGGGGTGACCTTCGTGCAGGTGTACCGGGCCAGTATCCGTGACGGTGCCCAGCCCGCTGACGCCATCGTGGTGCTGGGGGCGGCGCAGTACAACGGCGTGCCCTCCCCGGTGCTGCAGGACCGGCTCGACCACGCGCTGGAACTGTACGAGGGCTCGCTGGCACCGCGCATCGTGCTCACCGGGGGACGGCAGAAAGGTGACCGTTTTACCGAGGCCACCGCGGGCTACAACTACCTGCGAGCCCGCGGGGTGCCCGATGAAGATCTCCTCAAGGAGGTGGATGGCAGCAGCACCTGGGAGTCCTTGGCTGCCTCGGCCCGTTTTCTGGTGGCCCAAGACCTCACGACGGTGGTGCTGGTAACCGACGGGTATCACGCGTACCGGGTGGAGGCGATTGCGGAGGATTTGGGCCTCGATGCCAGTGTGTCGCCGAGCGAAACCAGGCTCTCTTGGCGCGGGGAACTGCGCCAACTCGGTCGAGAATCGGTGGCGGTGGCTCTCGGACGCGTCATTGGTTATGACCGACTCTTCCGCCTGGACAACGCTATGAATGACTGACCGGTGTGCGAGCTCACGGGGTAGTTCGGTATGGTGACGGCCCGCCCATTCGGGGGTGGTGTAATCGGTAACACAACTGGTTCTGATCCAGTCATTGGGGGTTCGAGTCCTCCCCCCCGAGCCCAGTTCTACAAACGGAGCCCCAGGTCAGCAGATGTCCTGGAGGCAACGATGAGCGTCACCACGCGTACCAACGCGATCTGTGACTCAGGCCGACCTCGCCCGTCGCCGAAGGACCTCCAGTTGTTCATGGCTCTCGGGGCAGGGTCGATTGCTCTTCTTGGTTCCGGCCCTGAGTGTTTTGATGGTGGCGAGGATCGCGTCGTAGTCGTGCCCGCGGTCGGCGAGCATGCAGCCGACGACGGTGCCGGTGCGCCCGACACCACCCCAGCAGTGGATGTACACGACGCCTCTCGTCCGGTGCTCGCTGATCAGTCCGAGGATGGTGTCGTACTCGGCGTCGGGGAGTACGCCGAGGTCAGGAATTTTCACGCTGAGGTGACGGAGATCGAGATTGCGAGCCTCGGCAGCAGCTTCGATCGTCGGAGCGTACGGATCGAGCGGGTCGTTGGGCGTGGTGAGGTCGATGAAGGTGCGGATCCCGGCGTCGACGAGGAGGTTGACCTTCCCCGCACTGTGGAACGCGTCGTTCCTCGTGGCGGGGTACTCGCCGGCCAGCACCTCGCCGGGGTCGACCCACCACGCATGGAGGTCGGCATCGTGCGGCCAGCGTGGATCACGAGAAGCGTGACCACCGCCAGCCGCGTACAGCCCGTAGGCAAGCTCGGTGATGCGGGCGCTGAACACCAGCTTGTCGCGCCAGGCTTGGGGGATTCCTTTGACGCCCCAGCGGGCACCGGCGAGCTGTCCGGCGATGGCGGCGGTGGTGTCGGCGTCGTCGCCCAGGTTGGCGGCTCGCAACACAGCCTCGGCGAAGTCAGCCGCTCCGCCGACGGCCCACAGGGCAGCTTCCAGTGCCGCGACGCAGTACCCGGTGCCCTTGATCTCCGGTGGTTCCTTCGTACGCCACGAGCCTCGTGCGACGGCGTCGATTTCGGGGTGAAGGGCACCCCACTGCCAGAAGTCGGGAGCGAGGACCTCGTCGGCGGGGGTGCCTGAGATGAGCGCTGCCGTCATGGCTCCGAGGACTCGACAGGCGTCGACAGGGCGGTCGGCTGCGTGCGTGGACCGACTCGACTCAGCGGCCCGCTCGGCAGCCTCGGCTATGTCGGCGTGCCAGCGAATGGCCACGGGGGCGAGACGCATCAACGAGCCGTTGGCGGCTTCCTCTTGATTGGGGTTGGGGTCGATCTTGTCGCCGGTCTGCCGGAAGCGCGTCAGCTGGCTGGAGGTGGTGACGCCGATGTCGAAGCACCGGCCGTTCGACGAGAGGTATCCCGTCTTCCACCACCGGACGTAGCGGCGGAGCTGGTCGGCTAGGTCGAGATCCCCCGTGTCGAGGATCGACTCGGCCAGACATAGGGCCAGCGACGTGTCGTCCGTCCACGCGCCGGCGGGGAGCCCGAACGGCCCGCCGCCCACCATGTCGGTAATCGGGGTGAACGAGCCTGGCCGCATGAACTCGAGGGTCGTTCCGACGGCATCGCCCGCCGCCAGGCCCATGAGAGCGCCGACGGCTCGATCCCGCGCCGAAAGGTTGGTGTTTTCTTCCATGGGTACTCCTCTTGGTAGTGGGCGACCTGAAGCGCTCGTCACGCCTGCCGCCACTTCAGCCCCAGCCGCTACCCGGGGCACACTCGGTGCTCCCGGTGCACTTATAAGTTTACGGGTCGGGTGTGACAGCCGATCTGGCGTTCCGACCCAACTCCGGATCTAGCCGTGATTGGGCTGCCGTTTGGTCACGAGTTGGTCACGAACGGCTCTGCACGAACCATCATCAGCCGCCACCGAAGCTGGGCGTCGACCTCCATGAAGTCCGGAATCCCGCACCCACCAACACCCGGCAACACCAACCGTCATGGGCCAAGCGTGAGTTCGAGTCCTCCCCCCCGAGCCCCGTTCTGCACACGAAGCCCCAGGTCAGCGGCCTGGGGCTTCGGCGTGAACTACACCGAGAGTCGCACCCTGATCACAGGTTGATCACCACGAGAGCGATGCTCCGGTCAGCGGCGAGCGTTCGCTGCCGACCAGAAGGTCACCAAGGTCAAGCCGCCCCCCCGGAGGAGTCCTCGGGGCCTACGCCCCGAAGATCGCATCGGCCACCCGCTCGGCGGCGTCGGTCGGCATTCCCTGGCGGACGTGTTGGTAGGTCTGCCAGGTCACAACGGGGGAAGAATGGCCGAGGGCTTCGGCTCGCTCCGGGTCGAGGTCACGATCGGCGCCACCAGATGGCAGACGTCGATCTTCCCCGACAACAAGCGCGGCGCCTACGTGCTCCCGGTGAAGAAGGCGGTCCGCCAAGCCGAGGACCTCGGCGACGCCTCGACGGCCACCATCGAGCTCGCGGTCCTCGAGTAGCCACTGGGTCCGGGCGCGCCGAAGGCCGGGCACCGTGGGGGTGCCCGGCCTCCGAGGGGTTCAGGCGTACCAGATGTCGATCGTCCCGTAGGCGTCGAACTGGAGGTAGTAGTCCCGGGTGCGCAGCATGAAGGCGGCGTCGTAGCCGGCGGGGATGGCCGGGTCGTCGACCACGAGGTTGTCGAGGTCGATGAACTCCGCTGCGGTGGCCCAGGAGCGGCAGTCGGTGTTGCTGTCGCCGCCGCCGTGGCCGGGGTAAGGCGGGGGACCGTCGGGGCACCACTTCCCCCAGCTGTCGTGCTCCACGCCCTGCACGGCGAGCTGCAGGAAGCGGTCGGCGTCCTCGATCACGAGGCGGCGGCCGTCACCGAGGTTGACCGTGCGGCCGCTCTTGATCTTGGCGATGCCACGGTGGAAGTCCTCGATCCAGTCGTCCTCGACCTCGAAGTTCCACTCGACCTCGCCCTTGTTGATGTCCCACTTGTCGGCGTCGTTCTTCACGTAGATGGAGGTGAAGGTGATCTCGACGTGGCGCTGGAGCGTGCGGAACTGGCCGTAGCGGTGGTTGAGGTTGCCGTGCTTGTCCTCGGCGACGAGGACCACGTTGTAGAGCGTGTCTGGGGTGAGGTCGTCGATGGTGACCTCCCAGTCGCGCACCAGGTTGCCGTTGTGCTCCGCCGCGGGGGGGTCCATCGACACCCAGAGCCGGGCGGGCACGGTCGTGTGCATCGTGAAGGTGGCCGAGGTGCCGCCGGGCTCGACGGTCGCCCACTCGATGCACTGGCCGTCGCACTGGATCGGCCCGTTGGAGAACGACCCGGGGCCGCCCTCGAGGTCGGGGTTCACCTGCGGGTCGACTTTGGCGACGAGGTCGAGCACGACGGGCGTGGGAGCGAAGTCGTCGATGCCGTGGTTCGGAGGGAACCAGGGCCCGGGGTCCTCGTCGTCTTCGTCGGGGACCTCGGGCATGTCGTCTTCGGGGGTCTCGCCGCTGCCGGGGGCGTCGGTGGTGCTCGTGGCGACGGCGGTCGACGTGCTCGTGGTGGTGCTCGCCTCGCGGCTGCCGCCTTCGGAGGACGACGGATCCTGCGCGGTGGCGTCGGCGGGCGAACGGAGGGGGCCGGCCACCGCGAGGCTGCCCACGAGGAGGACCAGCGCTAGCAGCGTCAGGAGGATCCGGCGCTGGCGGGTGGTGAGGGTGGGGATTACGTTCATGGAGTTGCTCCTTGTCTCCCGGCGCTGGGTGGCCGGATGCCAGTGGGATGCACCGACCGGGAGCGCAGTCACAGTTTCCGCGGACATTTCTGTGACCCGTGGGGGAGCCGGCGCGTCCTGGAGCTGTGACCACGACCCTCGATCCCGATGCGCCCCAGCGGTAAGCCGTGCGCGCCCCTCTCTATACTTCGCCCATGGACGATGCGGCGCTGGCGCGCCGGCTCCAGGAGGGTGACGCCGGCGCGTGGGCAGACGTGTACGACCGCTACGCGGATCGTCTCTTCGACTACTGCGCGTCGATCCTCCACGACCGCCACGAGGCCGAGGACGCAGTGCACGACGCGTTCGTCACGGCCAGCCAACGGATCGGCCAGCTGCGCGATCCGGATCGCCTGCGGCCGTGGCTCTACGCGGTGTGCCGCACGACCGCGCTGGGCCGGGCGCGCCGGCGCAGCCGCATGGTGCCCACCGAGGAGGTGGGCGCCGTGATCGCCGCCCCCGTGCCGGCGGACCCCGTCGAGCAGAGCGAGCTGCAGCGGTTGGTGTGGGACGCCGCCGAGGGCCTCGCCCCCCAGGACAAGGCCGTGCTGTTCCTCCATCTCCGCCAGGGTCTGTCGGGCCAGGAGCTGGCCGACGCGCTGGAGGTGTCCGCCCACCACGCCAACGTGCGCCTCAGCCGTGTGCGATCACTCGTGGAGCGCTCGCTCACCGTGCTCCTCGTAGGGCGGCTCGGGCGACGCGACTGCGCCGAGCTCGACGCGTTGCTCCAGGGGTGGGATGGCCGGCTCGAGCCGCGCCTGCGCAAGCGGGTGGCGCGCCACATCGACGACTGCGAGGTGTGTGAGGAACGCCGCCGCACCGTCGTGAGCCCGCTGGGCCTGCTGGCTCTGACCCCGATCGTGCCGGCGCCCGCCGACCTGCGCGACCGCGTGCTGACGAGCGTCGGCGCCCCACCGGACGGCGCGGCCGGGGCAGGTGCCAAGGGTGGCGCCGGGTGGCGACGCCGACTGCCCCTGCTCGCCGCACTGGCGATCGTCGTCGCCCTGCTCGCGCTCGCGCTGCGCCCGGACGGCTCCGAGCCCGCCGACGTGGCCGCTACCGGGTCCACCACGACCACCACCCCCGAGACGTCGACCACGACGGCCGCCGCCTCCTTGACCACCGCCCCGCCTTCGTCGATCACGAGCTCGGTCCCGCCGGTGGCCTTCGCCCGCCTCGTGGTGCAGACCGGTCCGCAGGACCTGGGCACGTCGGCCACCGAGGCGACGATCGCGTTCGTCAACGACGGCGGCGAGGCGATGCTCTGGACGGCCGCCGTCGAGCTGCCCGGCGCCACCGCCATGCCCGAGCGCGGCACGTTGGCGCCGGGGGAGCGTGCGCAGGTGGTGGTCACGGTCGACCGGGGCGCCCTGCCCGAGGGCTCCTTCGGTGGCTCGCTCGTGCTGGCTGGTCGCCAGGCCGCCGGAGATCGATCCGCCGGCTCGGCCCGCGTGGCGATCACCGGTCAGGTGCGGCGGGGCCCGGTCATCAGCTCGAGCGCGGCCGACCGCCCGTTCATCGGCGTGGCCGGATCCACCTTCTGCCACCAGAGCGAAGTGCGGGCCACGGTCACCGACGAGTCCGACATGACCGTCGTCCT
The sequence above is a segment of the Acidimicrobiia bacterium genome. Coding sequences within it:
- a CDS encoding glutamate--tRNA ligase, giving the protein RSDATALRFRTPDDGVTGFTDLVRGEVSFENKTIEDFVLLRSTGMPMFLLSNAYDDAAMGITHVVRGEDHVPGTPKYLLLRDALGLGRPEVFAHLPMLVNEGRKKLSKRKDAVSVADFAAQGYLPEAMVNYLALLGWGPSDGIEIRPLAEIIEQFRLEDVTPSPAFFDVKKLQHINAEYLRALPVGEFIERARPFLSGPEVEAVLTPIAPLIQERVRLFTEIEPMVAFLLDGPLTLDDASWDKAMVKGINAREMVDAAIAGLTQVTEWEVEPIRAAVEAAAVSAGVVNAQGEAQLSKAQGPVRVATTGRSVGPPLFESLAALGQTRTLDRLRAARARL
- a CDS encoding YdcF family protein, producing MTDGSVLPQRRRRRWLRRVVGLVAFAGLAVVLCLGVTFVQVYRASIRDGAQPADAIVVLGAAQYNGVPSPVLQDRLDHALELYEGSLAPRIVLTGGRQKGDRFTEATAGYNYLRARGVPDEDLLKEVDGSSTWESLAASARFLVAQDLTTVVLVTDGYHAYRVEAIAEDLGLDASVSPSETRLSWRGELRQLGRESVAVALGRVIGYDRLFRLDNAMND
- a CDS encoding DUF1905 domain-containing protein, with translation MAEGFGSLRVEVTIGATRWQTSIFPDNKRGAYVLPVKKAVRQAEDLGDASTATIELAVLE
- a CDS encoding sigma-70 family RNA polymerase sigma factor, which produces MRAPLYTSPMDDAALARRLQEGDAGAWADVYDRYADRLFDYCASILHDRHEAEDAVHDAFVTASQRIGQLRDPDRLRPWLYAVCRTTALGRARRRSRMVPTEEVGAVIAAPVPADPVEQSELQRLVWDAAEGLAPQDKAVLFLHLRQGLSGQELADALEVSAHHANVRLSRVRSLVERSLTVLLVGRLGRRDCAELDALLQGWDGRLEPRLRKRVARHIDDCEVCEERRRTVVSPLGLLALTPIVPAPADLRDRVLTSVGAPPDGAAGAGAKGGAGWRRRLPLLAALAIVVALLALALRPDGSEPADVAATGSTTTTTPETSTTTAAASLTTAPPSSITSSVPPVAFARLVVQTGPQDLGTSATEATIAFVNDGGEAMLWTAAVELPGATAMPERGTLAPGERAQVVVTVDRGALPEGSFGGSLVLAGRQAAGDRSAGSARVAITGQVRRGPVISSSAADRPFIGVAGSTFCHQSEVRATVTDESDMTVVLRWTGGGASGTSTTPMSLDGGEWVATLGPPTADVDITWWIQASDALGATTRGPNQILDVQQVC